A window of the Arenibacter algicola genome harbors these coding sequences:
- a CDS encoding PIN domain-containing protein — MKVLLDTNIIIHREANRVVEHAIGQLFNWIDKLHYEKYIHPITISEIDSYQNKQVVAAFAIKLDSYNRIRHQLPFSENVQRVSTEFDVNDNDINDTHLLNEIYERRIDLLITQDKKIHAKASKLGLSDKVFKIQSFLEKATSENPELVQYNVLAVKKADFAEVDINDNFFDSFREDYNEFNNWFKSKFDKVCYVCYSDNNLTAFLYIKVEEKTENYSEIKPTFDKKKRLKIGTLKVISNGYKIGERFLKIVFDNAIQYKVDEIYVTIFDKRPEQGQLIEMLKGWGFREHGIKSTKNGDEIVLTRPFGKSQPININKPKLTFPFFSRNTRKYIIKIEPEYHTELFPDSINTREDETKYTENEPHRNRIGKVYISHSQDRHLLAGDIVIIYRMGDTKPKKYSSTVTSICIVEEVIDGFSDFDEFYKACYRRTMIKKADLEKDWWNKYPKYRPFVIKFLYAHSFPTPKPTLNDLNRIGIIPDIMNMPRGFIELNNNQFNKLVNFAYNRK, encoded by the coding sequence ATGAAAGTACTTCTAGATACTAACATAATTATTCACAGAGAAGCCAACAGAGTAGTAGAACACGCAATTGGACAACTTTTCAATTGGATTGATAAATTGCATTATGAAAAATACATTCATCCAATTACAATCTCTGAAATTGATTCTTACCAAAACAAACAAGTAGTTGCAGCTTTTGCAATAAAATTAGATAGCTATAATAGAATTAGACATCAACTTCCATTTTCGGAAAATGTACAAAGAGTAAGTACAGAATTTGATGTTAATGACAATGACATTAATGACACTCATCTATTAAACGAAATCTATGAGAGAAGGATAGATTTATTAATAACGCAGGACAAAAAAATACATGCCAAAGCTTCTAAACTTGGACTTTCAGACAAAGTATTTAAAATTCAATCATTTCTCGAAAAGGCCACATCTGAAAACCCTGAATTAGTTCAATACAATGTCCTTGCTGTTAAAAAAGCTGACTTTGCAGAAGTTGACATTAATGACAACTTTTTTGATAGTTTCCGAGAAGACTATAATGAATTTAATAATTGGTTTAAATCAAAATTTGATAAAGTTTGTTATGTATGTTACAGCGACAATAACTTAACTGCATTTCTTTACATAAAAGTTGAGGAAAAAACGGAAAACTACTCTGAAATAAAACCAACATTTGATAAGAAAAAAAGACTGAAAATTGGAACCTTAAAAGTAATTAGCAATGGATATAAAATTGGGGAAAGATTCTTGAAAATTGTCTTTGATAATGCTATTCAATATAAAGTTGATGAAATATATGTTACGATATTTGATAAAAGACCAGAGCAAGGACAGTTAATAGAAATGCTTAAAGGTTGGGGATTCAGAGAACACGGAATAAAATCCACTAAAAATGGAGATGAAATCGTTTTAACAAGACCTTTTGGAAAATCACAACCAATTAACATTAACAAACCAAAACTAACTTTTCCATTCTTTTCTAGAAATACAAGAAAATACATAATCAAAATAGAACCTGAATATCACACGGAATTATTTCCCGATAGTATTAATACAAGAGAAGATGAGACTAAATATACAGAAAACGAACCACATCGTAATAGAATTGGCAAGGTGTATATCTCACATTCTCAAGACAGACATCTTCTAGCAGGAGATATTGTAATTATTTACAGAATGGGAGACACAAAGCCAAAAAAATATTCAAGTACTGTAACATCAATATGCATTGTAGAGGAAGTTATCGATGGATTTTCAGACTTTGACGAATTCTATAAGGCTTGCTATAGAAGAACAATGATTAAAAAGGCAGATTTAGAGAAAGACTGGTGGAATAAATATCCCAAATATAGACCTTTTGTAATAAAATTTCTTTATGCTCACTCTTTTCCGACGCCAAAGCCAACACTCAATGATTTGAACAGAATTGGCATAATTCCTGACATCATGAATATGCCACGTGGATTTATAGAATTAAATAACAATCAATTTAACAAATTAGTTAATTTTGCTTACAACCGAAAATAA
- a CDS encoding T9SS type A sorting domain-containing protein gives MDPRKLIEDFIIYPNPTSGEFIADITLSERGNISIKIFNFTNNALMASQKARGESSYTIPFDISGLPSGVYAVLLETPFGNSLRKVILK, from the coding sequence GTGGATCCTAGAAAACTTATAGAAGACTTTATCATTTACCCCAATCCAACCAGTGGGGAATTCATTGCCGATATAACCCTATCTGAAAGAGGAAACATAAGCATCAAAATCTTCAACTTCACCAACAACGCCCTAATGGCTTCTCAAAAAGCCAGAGGGGAATCTTCCTATACCATTCCTTTTGATATCTCTGGATTGCCCTCTGGGGTATATGCAGTTCTGCTGGAGACCCCATTTGGCAATTCCCTAAGAAAAGTAATCCTAAAATAA